A genomic segment from Candidatus Edwardsbacteria bacterium RifOxyA12_full_54_48 encodes:
- a CDS encoding transcriptional regulator NrdR — protein MKCPACSFPKDKVIDSRLCKDGQAIRRRRECLQCHRRYTTYEYIESALMVVKKDGRREAFDHQKLISGIRRAVEKRPISIDALERMVETIENELQAGGHNEVPADVIGEHVMKHLQELDGVAYVRFASVYRSFREVSEFADAAKSFAEKTQQKNIKK, from the coding sequence ATGAAATGTCCAGCCTGTTCTTTCCCCAAGGACAAGGTGATCGACTCCCGCTTATGTAAGGATGGCCAGGCCATTCGCCGCCGCAGGGAATGCCTGCAGTGCCATCGCCGTTACACCACCTACGAGTACATAGAATCAGCCCTGATGGTCGTAAAAAAGGACGGCCGGCGGGAGGCTTTTGACCACCAGAAGCTTATTTCCGGCATCCGCCGGGCGGTGGAGAAGAGGCCCATCAGCATCGACGCCCTGGAGAGGATGGTTGAGACCATCGAGAACGAACTCCAGGCGGGGGGTCATAACGAGGTACCGGCCGACGTCATCGGGGAACATGTGATGAAGCATCTCCAGGAGCTGGACGGGGTGGCCTACGTGCGTTTTGCCTCGGTCTACCGTTCCTTCCGCGAGGTGTCCGAATTCGCCGATGCGGCCAAGTCATTCGCCGAAAAAACCCAGCAAAAAAATATAAAAAAGTGA
- a CDS encoding anaerobic ribonucleoside-triphosphate reductase, whose amino-acid sequence MPDKNRELLASPSTPETQEPPRFLFAGEKIKDLHSSLANKMFHLVQKRNGNIVNFDKRKITEAIFKAAQAVGGTDSSVSGNLADEVVLFLYSSKGDHLPNVEQVQDAVEKILIERGHAKTAKAYILYRDQRSKIRQQKIVARPDSAEAGKEQDATDLALFVRVSDDNIVQWDRERIISALKKEAGVAEDIAHKIAREVEDQIISAKVKRLTSSLVRELVDAKLVEHGLEEARKKHSRLGLPLFDVEKILTDRNRENANIPHNPEATNMSLAETINKQYALAKVFSQEVADAHSRGDIHLHDLGFINRPYCSGQSLEYVKKFGLSLPNALSIAKPARHADTLLAHMVKFSAALQGHFAGAIGWDAVNVFFAPYLVGMSDRDMQQLAQMMIFEYSQQSVARGGQAIFSDLNIYWETPKHFENVPAIGPGGEYTGKKYGDYLKESQRFAWALFDVYKGGDGTGRPFFFPKPQVHITEKFYLTPGHLDFLNHISQVAAEKGNTYFVFDRGETAKISECCRLAFKLEESDLQDAHFPWKMRYSALQNITLNLPRIAYLAKGDTSALFKKMDDFLHLSAKGHIQKRKFIEKLMSLKDQGPLALLAMEKDGESYLRLPRVSFLIGMLGLNEMVQIHTGQEMHQSTEAFKFGLKVIAYLHLKTKELAKEYNMKFVLEQTPAESTAFRFAKLDLEQFPKEAEKVVKGNLKDNSVYYTNSTYLNVSHAVNPIDRVKQEGKFHDMIEAGALTHIWIADSHPSPESIANFVTKTFRHTRNAQIAFSPEFTTCNVCSKVYRGLMDECPHCSGKRVSGIERIK is encoded by the coding sequence ATGCCAGATAAAAACCGTGAGCTACTAGCCAGCCCGTCCACCCCCGAAACCCAGGAGCCTCCCCGCTTTTTATTTGCCGGAGAGAAGATCAAAGACCTGCACAGCTCTCTGGCCAACAAGATGTTCCATTTGGTCCAGAAGCGCAACGGCAATATAGTCAATTTCGACAAACGCAAGATCACCGAGGCCATCTTCAAGGCCGCCCAGGCGGTGGGCGGCACGGACAGCAGCGTCTCCGGGAACCTGGCCGACGAGGTGGTGCTCTTTTTGTATTCCTCCAAGGGCGATCATCTGCCCAACGTGGAACAGGTTCAGGATGCCGTGGAAAAAATCCTGATAGAACGCGGCCATGCCAAGACCGCCAAGGCCTATATTCTTTACCGCGACCAGCGGTCCAAGATCCGCCAGCAGAAGATCGTTGCCAGGCCCGATTCGGCAGAAGCCGGAAAGGAACAGGACGCCACCGATCTGGCGCTGTTCGTCCGGGTGTCGGACGACAACATCGTCCAGTGGGACCGGGAGAGGATCATCAGCGCCCTTAAAAAGGAGGCCGGGGTGGCCGAGGATATAGCCCACAAGATCGCCCGGGAGGTGGAGGACCAGATCATCAGCGCCAAGGTCAAGCGCCTGACCTCGTCCCTGGTCCGGGAACTGGTGGATGCCAAACTGGTGGAGCATGGCCTGGAGGAGGCCCGCAAGAAGCACTCCCGGCTGGGGCTTCCCCTGTTCGACGTGGAGAAGATCCTGACCGACCGCAACCGGGAGAACGCCAACATCCCCCACAATCCCGAGGCCACCAACATGTCGCTGGCCGAGACCATCAACAAGCAGTATGCCCTGGCCAAGGTCTTCTCCCAGGAGGTGGCCGATGCCCACTCCCGGGGCGATATTCACCTGCACGACCTGGGATTCATCAACCGGCCCTACTGTTCCGGGCAGAGCCTGGAATATGTCAAAAAATTCGGCCTGTCCCTGCCCAATGCCCTGTCCATCGCCAAGCCTGCCCGGCATGCCGACACCCTGCTGGCCCACATGGTAAAGTTCTCGGCCGCCCTGCAGGGGCATTTTGCCGGGGCCATCGGCTGGGATGCCGTCAATGTCTTCTTCGCCCCGTATCTGGTGGGCATGTCCGACCGCGACATGCAGCAGCTGGCCCAGATGATGATCTTTGAATACAGCCAGCAGTCGGTGGCCCGGGGCGGCCAGGCCATCTTCTCCGACCTGAACATCTACTGGGAGACCCCAAAGCATTTCGAGAACGTCCCGGCCATAGGCCCGGGCGGCGAGTATACCGGAAAGAAATACGGCGATTATCTAAAGGAGTCCCAGCGCTTCGCCTGGGCCCTGTTCGATGTCTACAAGGGGGGAGACGGCACCGGGCGTCCCTTCTTCTTTCCCAAGCCCCAGGTCCACATCACCGAAAAATTCTACCTGACGCCCGGCCATCTGGATTTCCTCAACCATATCTCCCAGGTGGCGGCCGAGAAGGGCAACACCTATTTCGTGTTCGACCGGGGCGAGACCGCCAAGATATCCGAATGCTGCCGGCTGGCCTTCAAGCTGGAGGAGTCCGATCTGCAGGACGCCCACTTCCCCTGGAAGATGAGATATTCCGCCCTGCAGAACATCACTTTGAACCTGCCGCGCATCGCCTACCTGGCCAAGGGCGACACCAGCGCCCTGTTCAAAAAGATGGATGACTTCCTGCACCTCTCCGCCAAGGGCCACATTCAAAAGCGCAAGTTCATCGAAAAGCTGATGTCCCTGAAAGACCAGGGTCCGCTGGCACTGCTGGCCATGGAGAAGGACGGGGAGTCCTATCTGCGCCTGCCCCGGGTGTCGTTCCTTATAGGCATGCTGGGCCTGAACGAGATGGTCCAGATCCACACCGGCCAGGAGATGCACCAATCAACCGAGGCCTTCAAGTTCGGGTTGAAGGTCATCGCCTACCTGCATCTAAAGACCAAGGAGCTGGCCAAGGAATACAACATGAAGTTCGTACTGGAGCAGACCCCGGCCGAGAGCACCGCCTTCCGCTTTGCCAAGCTGGACCTGGAGCAATTCCCCAAGGAGGCCGAGAAGGTGGTCAAGGGCAACCTCAAGGATAATTCGGTCTATTACACCAACTCCACCTATCTGAACGTCTCTCATGCGGTCAACCCCATCGACCGGGTCAAGCAGGAGGGCAAGTTCCACGACATGATCGAGGCCGGGGCCCTGACCCATATCTGGATCGCCGATTCCCATCCTTCCCCGGAATCCATCGCCAATTTTGTCACCAAGACCTTCCGCCACACCCGCAATGCCCAGATCGCCTTCTCGCCGGAGTTCACCACCTGCAACGTCTGCAGCAAGGTCTACCGGGGCCTGATGGACGAGTGCCCGCACTGCAGCGGGAAGAGGGTCAGCGGGATTGAACGGATAAAGTAG
- a CDS encoding anaerobic ribonucleoside-triphosphate reductase activating protein — MEIKGFIETSLIDWDGKIVSVLFLPGCNFRCPFCHNHVLVKHPEQIADVPWKRIETFLKGKKGWIDGVVITGGEPTIHQDLMPLLTKLKEMGLPAKLDTNGSNPALLREIIDLGLVKFIAMDIKASFDGSYDRACGVAVNKENIRESIGLIMSSGLEYEFRTTIVPQYHDLDSVENMAKEIKGAKKWVLQQFVQTNADDEGLRSLPPYDEEYLEEMKKRAKGLVERVVLRGI; from the coding sequence ATGGAAATAAAAGGCTTCATCGAAACATCGCTGATCGACTGGGACGGAAAGATCGTCTCGGTCCTTTTTCTTCCCGGCTGCAACTTCCGCTGTCCGTTCTGCCACAATCATGTTTTGGTCAAGCACCCGGAGCAGATCGCCGACGTCCCCTGGAAACGCATAGAAACGTTTTTAAAGGGCAAGAAGGGCTGGATAGACGGGGTGGTGATCACCGGGGGTGAGCCCACCATCCACCAGGATCTGATGCCCCTGCTGACGAAACTGAAGGAAATGGGCCTGCCGGCCAAATTAGACACCAACGGCAGCAACCCGGCCCTGTTAAGGGAGATAATAGACCTGGGCCTGGTAAAATTCATCGCCATGGACATCAAGGCCTCTTTCGACGGATCCTATGACCGGGCCTGCGGGGTTGCCGTAAACAAAGAGAATATCAGGGAAAGCATCGGCCTGATCATGTCCTCCGGCCTGGAGTATGAGTTCCGCACCACCATTGTTCCGCAATATCACGATCTGGATTCGGTTGAAAATATGGCAAAAGAGATAAAAGGGGCAAAAAAGTGGGTTTTACAGCAGTTTGTCCAAACCAATGCCGACGACGAGGGGCTACGTAGTCTGCCGCCATATGATGAGGAATACCTGGAGGAGATGAAAAAGAGGGCGAAAGGATTGGTGGAAAGGGTGGTTTTAAGGGGAATATAA
- a CDS encoding 30S ribosomal protein S20 encodes MAEIKKVVKKKKSSVTKRARQALARRKSNSAVKSKMRKVVKKFKVEGKTPELLSTAYSEIDLAAKKGTIHKRTAARQKSRLAKTVNKKQPE; translated from the coding sequence GTGGCAGAGATCAAAAAGGTGGTTAAGAAGAAAAAAAGTTCGGTTACAAAAAGAGCCCGCCAGGCTTTGGCCCGCAGAAAAAGCAACTCGGCCGTAAAATCCAAGATGCGCAAGGTGGTCAAGAAATTCAAGGTTGAGGGAAAAACCCCCGAATTGCTGTCAACGGCCTATTCAGAGATAGATCTGGCCGCCAAGAAAGGCACCATCCATAAAAGAACCGCCGCCCGCCAGAAATCGCGTTTGGCCAAGACCGTAAATAAAAAGCAGCCCGAATAA
- a CDS encoding SMC-Scp complex subunit ScpB: MDRNEAKRVIEALLFATDTPIAPSKLKSLLGELDQKILRQLMTELKVEYERDGHSFSLVEVAGGFQIYTRPEYAKWVQELFRGKRASRLTAAALETLAIIAYKQPIIRGDIEAIRGVNVDGVMSTLAERNLVAVVGRDERPGKPILYGTTPEFLRYFGLATLSDLPKIEELEEYLKEKEEEREKIDQEIDAELRKDQIPNHGVQEEVAFDKTEGGQEPVPDEPIQQDTIPGPADPVE, encoded by the coding sequence ATGGATAGAAATGAAGCCAAAAGGGTGATTGAGGCCCTGCTATTCGCCACCGATACGCCGATAGCTCCGTCAAAATTAAAGTCCCTGCTGGGGGAGTTGGACCAAAAAATACTTCGGCAGCTGATGACCGAGCTTAAGGTTGAATACGAGCGCGACGGCCATAGCTTTTCCCTGGTGGAGGTGGCCGGCGGATTTCAGATATATACCCGCCCGGAATACGCCAAATGGGTTCAGGAACTTTTCCGGGGCAAAAGGGCCTCCCGGCTGACGGCGGCGGCTCTGGAGACGCTGGCCATCATAGCCTACAAACAACCCATTATCAGGGGGGATATAGAGGCTATCCGCGGGGTCAATGTCGACGGGGTGATGTCCACCCTGGCCGAGCGCAATTTGGTGGCGGTGGTGGGCCGTGACGAGCGTCCCGGGAAGCCGATATTGTACGGCACCACCCCGGAGTTCCTGCGGTATTTCGGCCTGGCCACCCTCTCGGACCTGCCAAAAATAGAGGAATTGGAAGAATATCTGAAGGAAAAAGAAGAGGAGCGGGAAAAGATAGATCAGGAGATAGACGCCGAACTGAGGAAGGACCAGATCCCGAACCACGGGGTGCAGGAGGAAGTGGCCTTCGATAAGACGGAAGGGGGTCAGGAGCCGGTGCCGGATGAACCCATCCAGCAGGATACTATTCCCGGCCCGGCCGACCCCGTTGAATAG